One Methanohalophilus mahii DSM 5219 genomic window carries:
- a CDS encoding Mrp/NBP35 family ATP-binding protein: MSQNIQSAESLVNSKVEEPKIVSNLRGIRNKLMVMSGKGGVGKSTVSANLAAALARRGKKVGLLDSDIHGPSIPTMFGIADQRPEVGEKGILPVQVADNLKVMSIGLLLDDPDSPVVWRGPAKMGAIKQFLEEVDWGVLDYLIIDLPPGTGDEPLSIVQLLGRVDGAIVVTTPQDVALTSVRKSLKFAEMLEVPVIGMVENMSGVICPHCNEEIQVFGGESVEKAAKDFNTPILATLPIEPDVSSTGDKGDVYVNDDKSIWKEKFDSIVSSVEEKFN, from the coding sequence ATGAGTCAAAATATACAGTCAGCTGAAAGTCTGGTAAATTCCAAAGTTGAAGAACCAAAAATTGTATCGAATCTGCGTGGAATAAGAAACAAGCTCATGGTCATGAGTGGCAAAGGCGGTGTAGGAAAGAGTACCGTTTCTGCAAACCTAGCTGCAGCCCTTGCCAGGCGCGGGAAAAAGGTAGGGCTGCTTGACAGTGATATTCATGGACCAAGTATTCCCACAATGTTTGGTATCGCAGACCAGAGACCTGAAGTAGGAGAAAAAGGTATTCTGCCTGTACAGGTTGCAGATAACCTCAAGGTCATGTCCATAGGTTTATTGCTGGACGATCCGGATTCCCCCGTGGTCTGGAGAGGACCCGCCAAGATGGGTGCCATAAAACAGTTCCTTGAAGAAGTTGACTGGGGAGTACTGGACTACCTGATCATAGACCTGCCTCCGGGCACAGGAGATGAACCATTAAGCATAGTACAGTTGCTGGGCAGGGTCGATGGTGCCATCGTTGTCACAACCCCCCAGGACGTAGCACTTACAAGTGTCAGGAAATCCCTGAAATTTGCAGAAATGCTGGAAGTACCTGTTATCGGAATGGTCGAAAACATGAGCGGTGTAATCTGCCCCCACTGCAATGAAGAGATACAGGTCTTCGGCGGTGAATCTGTAGAAAAGGCTGCAAAAGATTTCAACACCCCCATACTTGCCACATTGCCTATCGAACCCGATGTTTCATCAACAGGAGACAAAGGAGATGTATATGTCAATGACGATAAATCCATCTGGAAAGAAAAATTCGATTCAATCGTTAGTTCTGTGGAAGAAAAGTTCAACTAA
- a CDS encoding DUF134 domain-containing protein: MKCRRGRPKCPRRIRAEPTIMCFKPCGIPRSEVEVVELAFEELEAIRLVDVDELTQEEAALEMGISRRAFWEELKNARKKVARALVEGQAIDIKGGNYTTE; the protein is encoded by the coding sequence ATGAAATGCAGGAGAGGAAGACCAAAATGCCCCCGCAGGATACGGGCAGAGCCCACTATTATGTGCTTTAAACCCTGCGGGATACCAAGGTCTGAAGTTGAGGTAGTAGAACTCGCATTTGAGGAACTGGAAGCCATCCGACTTGTGGATGTGGATGAGCTGACACAGGAAGAAGCTGCCCTTGAGATGGGAATTTCCAGAAGAGCTTTCTGGGAAGAACTGAAAAATGCGAGAAAAAAAGTCGCCAGAGCTCTTGTTGAAGGACAGGCCATCGATATCAAAGGCGGAAATTACACTACTGAATAA
- a CDS encoding ORC1-type DNA replication protein, whose translation MKNNMLLWDETIFRDPTVLELDYLPEQFMHRDSQLQSLIYSLKPAVKGMRPINCLVYGPPGTGKTSAVLKVFEEIETHTSDVVLVKINCQMDSTRFAVVSRIYRKLFNIDPPSSGVAFRKLFEKIVLKLIEKDKVMVVCLDDINYLFHGGHADEIMYSILRAHEQYPGVKMGVIAIVSDTGKLYRFDPKVSSVFLPEEIEFPSYSYDEVGDIISSRIQLAFYPEVVPEEVREKIVNYVDLTGDLRVGIDLLKRSGLNAEKRASKNISEDDVDKAYESSRLLHLRRNISSLSDNEKEILRLVAENDEIKAGELYELFTGNNELGYTRFYGLVNKLKDSHYLDVSFSGEGMRGRTRIIRLNYPADDVIKCIRG comes from the coding sequence ATGAAAAATAATATGCTTCTCTGGGATGAGACAATTTTCAGGGATCCCACCGTACTGGAGCTGGATTATCTTCCCGAACAATTTATGCACCGGGATTCCCAGCTACAATCTCTCATCTATAGTTTAAAGCCTGCAGTAAAAGGTATGAGACCTATTAATTGTCTTGTATATGGTCCGCCCGGCACCGGTAAAACCAGTGCTGTATTAAAGGTTTTTGAAGAAATAGAAACACATACATCGGATGTGGTTCTGGTTAAGATCAATTGCCAGATGGATTCCACTCGCTTTGCTGTTGTTTCACGCATATATCGCAAACTTTTCAATATAGATCCTCCGTCTTCGGGGGTAGCCTTCAGGAAACTTTTTGAAAAGATTGTACTGAAACTTATCGAAAAGGACAAGGTAATGGTGGTGTGTCTGGATGATATCAATTATTTATTCCACGGAGGACATGCCGATGAGATCATGTATTCCATATTACGGGCCCATGAACAGTATCCCGGTGTGAAAATGGGTGTTATTGCGATTGTAAGTGATACGGGAAAACTTTACAGGTTTGATCCAAAGGTGAGTTCTGTATTCCTGCCAGAAGAGATTGAATTTCCTTCTTATTCTTATGATGAAGTAGGAGACATCATTTCTTCCAGAATCCAGCTGGCTTTTTATCCGGAGGTAGTGCCGGAGGAAGTCAGGGAAAAAATAGTGAATTATGTCGATTTGACCGGTGATCTGCGTGTTGGTATCGATCTACTCAAGAGATCAGGCCTGAATGCAGAAAAAAGGGCAAGCAAAAACATTTCAGAGGACGATGTGGATAAGGCCTATGAATCATCACGTCTTTTGCATCTGAGGCGTAACATATCATCCCTTTCAGATAATGAAAAAGAGATCCTGCGGCTTGTGGCGGAAAATGATGAAATCAAAGCAGGCGAACTTTACGAACTTTTTACGGGCAATAATGAATTGGGATATACCCGGTTTTATGGGTTGGTGAATAAATTGAAGGATTCGCATTATCTGGATGTTTCGTTTTCGGGTGAAGGTATGCGGGGCAGAACCCGTATTATTCGTCTGAATTATCCTGCAGATGATGTAATAAAATGTATTCGGGGTTGA
- a CDS encoding LysR family transcriptional regulator: MRLLKVIDEEKSLKKACEKLDISYKHAWNILKKMNLRIGHDVVRTVRGGKEQGTFLTEYGRDLINQYEMNRDYVDRMVEEELSSENMGETNNIPGKVRKVESSDGISRTQIEVESAVLTSIMGEKELGNLHLDEGDEVIATIRAVDIDVSPAKYTKYGGE, from the coding sequence GTGCGTCTATTAAAAGTGATAGATGAAGAGAAATCCCTGAAAAAAGCCTGTGAAAAACTCGACATTTCCTATAAACATGCCTGGAATATATTGAAGAAGATGAATTTGAGAATCGGACACGATGTTGTAAGGACTGTCAGGGGAGGTAAGGAGCAGGGTACTTTTCTTACAGAGTATGGAAGGGATCTGATAAATCAATATGAGATGAATCGGGATTATGTTGACAGGATGGTGGAGGAAGAATTATCCTCTGAAAATATGGGTGAGACCAACAATATTCCCGGTAAGGTTAGGAAAGTAGAATCTTCTGATGGAATTTCTCGAACCCAAATTGAAGTTGAGTCTGCAGTATTAACTTCTATAATGGGAGAAAAGGAATTAGGAAATCTGCATCTCGATGAGGGGGATGAAGTAATTGCTACTATTCGGGCTGTCGATATAGATGTTTCTCCTGCGAAATATACTAAATATGGGGGGGAATAA
- the xth gene encoding exodeoxyribonuclease III: MLSWNVNGLRAVAKKGFLEWLTSESPDILCLQETKARPSQLPPNIRRIDGYYSYFSAAERKGYSGVALYSKVQPQEVRYGFGINRFDHEGRILIAFFDHFVLFNIYFPNGNSSDERLQYKMDFYGAFLEYTQELRQEGYSVVVCGDLNTAHKAIDIARPKQNEKRSGFLPVEREWIDKFLSHGFLDTFRLFNEEEGNYTWWDLKTRARDRNVGWRLDYFFVSADLKQGVKEAFILSEVTGSDHCPVGLELDS; encoded by the coding sequence CTGCTTTCCTGGAATGTCAATGGTTTGCGGGCAGTTGCTAAAAAAGGATTTCTGGAATGGTTAACTTCTGAATCACCTGATATTCTGTGTTTGCAGGAGACAAAAGCCCGCCCTTCCCAGCTCCCGCCGAATATCAGGCGCATAGATGGTTACTATAGTTATTTTAGTGCTGCTGAAAGAAAAGGCTATAGTGGGGTTGCCCTTTACAGTAAGGTCCAGCCACAAGAGGTTCGTTATGGTTTTGGTATAAACCGTTTTGACCATGAAGGAAGGATTTTGATTGCCTTTTTTGATCATTTTGTACTTTTTAACATTTACTTTCCCAATGGTAATTCTTCAGATGAGCGGCTTCAGTATAAAATGGATTTCTATGGGGCTTTCCTGGAATATACACAGGAATTAAGACAAGAGGGTTATTCTGTAGTCGTATGTGGAGACTTGAACACCGCACACAAAGCGATTGATATTGCAAGACCTAAACAAAATGAAAAACGCTCAGGCTTTCTTCCTGTGGAAAGGGAATGGATAGATAAGTTTCTCTCTCACGGTTTCCTTGACACTTTCAGGCTTTTCAATGAAGAAGAAGGTAACTATACCTGGTGGGACCTGAAGACCAGAGCAAGGGATCGTAATGTGGGGTGGAGGCTGGACTATTTCTTTGTAAGTGCTGATCTAAAACAGGGTGTAAAAGAAGCCTTTATTTTGAGTGAAGTGACCGGTTCAGATCACTGTCCTGTAGGATTAGAACTGGATTCCTGA
- the thsA gene encoding thermosome subunit alpha, translated as MAGQMSGGQPIFILRDGNQRTRGRDAQSNNIMAAKAVAEAVRTTLGPKGMDKMLVDSLGDVVITNDGATILKEMDIEHPAAKMIVEVSKTQDDEVGDGTTTAAVITGELLKKAEDMIEQDVHPTIIASGYRMAAEKAGELLKELAQDVTIDNRDTLINISNTAMTGKGAEASKDVLSEIAVSAVASIVDKTDGETIDIDNIKVEKKVGGSIEDSELIEGMILDKERVHSNMPKKVTDAKIALINSAIELKETEVDAEISITSPDQLQSFLDQEEKMLKGLVDKVVASGANVVFCQKGIDDMAQHFLAKEGIFAVRRVKKSDMEKLVRSTGGKLITNIEEMTADDLGKTEAVEERKIAGDNMVFITGCVNPRSVSILLRGGTEHVVDNIERALHDALRVVGVAIEDEKLVSGGGGPEVEVALQLQDYASSLSGREQLAVKAFAESLEVIPRTLAENAGLDPIDMLVELRSHHEKGAKTAGLDVYSGKVIDMWDAGVVEPLRIKTQAINAAAEASVMILRIDDVIASSNPSPSGGGGEGGMPPGMGGGMPPGMGGMPPGMGGM; from the coding sequence ATGGCAGGACAGATGTCTGGCGGACAGCCAATTTTTATTTTAAGAGACGGAAATCAGAGAACCAGGGGCAGGGATGCCCAGAGCAACAACATAATGGCTGCAAAAGCTGTAGCTGAAGCTGTCAGGACCACACTCGGACCAAAGGGAATGGACAAGATGCTTGTAGACTCCCTAGGGGACGTAGTGATCACAAATGACGGTGCGACCATACTCAAGGAAATGGATATCGAGCACCCTGCTGCTAAGATGATCGTGGAAGTTTCCAAGACCCAGGATGATGAAGTAGGGGACGGAACAACCACTGCTGCTGTGATCACCGGTGAACTGCTCAAAAAAGCAGAAGACATGATCGAGCAGGATGTACATCCAACAATCATCGCATCCGGATACAGGATGGCAGCTGAGAAAGCTGGCGAATTGCTCAAGGAACTTGCACAGGATGTTACAATTGATAACAGGGACACCCTGATTAACATCTCCAATACTGCCATGACAGGAAAGGGTGCAGAGGCTTCCAAAGATGTACTCAGCGAAATTGCCGTATCCGCCGTTGCAAGCATTGTTGACAAGACTGATGGCGAAACCATCGACATTGACAACATAAAGGTCGAAAAGAAAGTCGGTGGAAGCATCGAGGATTCAGAACTCATTGAAGGAATGATCCTTGACAAAGAGCGTGTACATTCCAACATGCCAAAGAAAGTCACCGATGCAAAAATCGCACTTATCAACAGTGCCATCGAGCTCAAGGAAACTGAAGTCGACGCGGAAATCTCCATCACTTCACCAGACCAGCTCCAGTCCTTCCTTGACCAGGAAGAAAAGATGCTTAAAGGTCTTGTAGATAAAGTAGTCGCAAGCGGTGCAAACGTTGTCTTCTGCCAGAAAGGTATTGATGACATGGCACAGCATTTCCTTGCAAAGGAAGGAATTTTTGCAGTCAGACGTGTCAAAAAGAGTGACATGGAGAAACTCGTACGTTCCACCGGTGGTAAACTGATTACCAACATCGAGGAAATGACCGCAGATGACCTTGGAAAGACCGAAGCCGTGGAAGAAAGAAAGATTGCTGGCGACAACATGGTCTTTATTACAGGCTGTGTCAACCCAAGATCCGTATCCATCCTCCTGCGTGGCGGAACCGAACATGTAGTCGACAATATTGAAAGGGCACTCCATGATGCACTTCGTGTAGTCGGCGTAGCCATAGAGGATGAAAAACTCGTATCCGGCGGAGGCGGTCCAGAGGTAGAAGTGGCCCTCCAACTGCAGGATTACGCATCATCCCTCAGCGGCAGGGAACAGCTGGCAGTTAAAGCATTCGCAGAATCCCTTGAAGTTATCCCAAGAACCCTTGCAGAAAACGCAGGTCTTGACCCGATCGACATGCTTGTAGAACTTCGCTCCCACCATGAGAAGGGCGCCAAGACCGCCGGTCTTGATGTCTACAGCGGAAAAGTAATTGACATGTGGGACGCAGGTGTCGTTGAACCTCTGAGAATCAAGACACAGGCAATCAACGCTGCAGCAGAAGCATCCGTCATGATCCTGAGGATCGACGATGTAATTGCATCCTCCAACCCATCCCCATCAGGCGGCGGTGGCGAAGGCGGCATGCCACCAGGCATGGGCGGCGGAATGCCACCAGGTATGGGTGGAATGCCTCCAGGCATGGGCGGAATGTAA
- a CDS encoding DUF5350 family protein, which produces MGKTGSIEWVKIKGRKGNTIKVKKAKANKAHTAPAQRYSSAGTKRRFKRRSQKAIVR; this is translated from the coding sequence ATGGGCAAAACCGGAAGTATTGAATGGGTAAAAATAAAGGGACGTAAAGGCAACACAATCAAAGTTAAAAAAGCCAAAGCTAACAAGGCACACACTGCACCTGCACAGAGATATTCTTCTGCAGGTACAAAGAGGAGATTCAAAAGAAGATCCCAAAAAGCCATTGTTCGCTGA
- a CDS encoding glycine betaine ABC transporter substrate-binding protein, which yields MKYKLLKILACLIVAIALIGAGCTSQSDETPSEETTEEPVRIGVVQWDDSRATGNVFLHILDEGGYEYETVSADLGGLYQATSQGDIDVLIQAWLPATQASYWDQYGDSLNKAQVVSSGAKIGLAVPDYVYDSGITTVEDLKGNASKFDGKITGIEPGAGIMVTTEQALEEYNLEEYELYSSSTVGMATTLQDNLDNEEWIVATLWRPHWTFARMEGLQFLEDPKGIYGGSDNLVILTRPGFEEDRPEFYQLIQNYEMDLNDIESIMIAIDEGQSPEEAASDWLTENPEKYDEVLGTQ from the coding sequence TTGAAATATAAGCTTTTGAAAATATTAGCATGCCTTATAGTGGCAATCGCTTTAATCGGTGCAGGTTGCACATCCCAGAGCGATGAAACTCCTAGTGAAGAGACTACAGAAGAGCCAGTACGAATTGGAGTAGTCCAGTGGGACGACTCACGTGCAACTGGAAATGTATTTCTGCATATCCTTGATGAAGGAGGCTATGAATACGAAACTGTATCCGCAGATTTAGGAGGTCTATACCAGGCAACCTCACAGGGAGACATTGATGTCCTTATCCAAGCATGGTTACCTGCAACCCAGGCTTCATACTGGGATCAATACGGAGACAGTCTGAACAAAGCACAAGTCGTGTCCTCAGGTGCTAAAATTGGACTTGCTGTTCCAGACTACGTATATGATTCCGGAATTACCACCGTGGAAGACCTGAAAGGCAATGCCAGCAAATTCGATGGCAAAATCACTGGTATTGAACCCGGTGCAGGAATAATGGTCACCACAGAGCAGGCCCTCGAGGAATATAACCTTGAAGAATATGAATTATATTCCAGCAGTACTGTGGGAATGGCCACAACACTTCAGGATAACCTTGACAATGAGGAATGGATCGTAGCTACCCTCTGGAGGCCACACTGGACATTCGCACGTATGGAAGGCCTGCAATTCCTTGAAGATCCAAAGGGAATATATGGAGGAAGTGACAACCTTGTCATCCTCACAAGACCCGGTTTTGAAGAGGACAGACCAGAGTTCTACCAGCTTATCCAGAACTATGAAATGGATCTTAATGATATCGAATCAATAATGATCGCTATCGATGAAGGCCAATCTCCTGAAGAGGCTGCATCTGACTGGCTTACCGAGAATCCTGAAAAGTACGATGAAGTACTTGGAACCCAGTGA
- a CDS encoding glycine betaine ABC transporter substrate-binding protein: MDNKYKAILVGILLVLSLFAAGCAQQGDEGDTDDGNQTQTEEKSVTIAYVQWASAVATTNVVQEVFQKDGYEVELNNVAAGIMYQGIANGNADFSVCAWLPNTQANYWEQYGGQIENVNVNTPNVKTGLVVPQYVDVDTIPELKGNESKFEGTITGIDPGAGIMSQTDEAIQEYGLDGYTLQASSGPGMTSALTSAIADEEPIIVTLWNPHWAFARWDLKYLDDPKDVYGSDDIVTIARPGLKEDKPQAYEILTRFKWTVTDNEKVMSYIDQGMSAEEAAEKWVSDNPEKVNEWLGTE; this comes from the coding sequence ATGGATAATAAATATAAAGCAATTTTAGTAGGAATTTTATTAGTGCTTTCCCTCTTTGCTGCAGGCTGTGCCCAGCAGGGAGATGAAGGTGATACTGATGATGGAAACCAGACACAGACCGAAGAAAAAAGTGTAACAATTGCATATGTACAATGGGCAAGTGCAGTTGCAACAACAAATGTAGTTCAGGAAGTATTCCAGAAAGATGGATATGAAGTTGAACTCAATAATGTTGCAGCTGGTATAATGTATCAGGGTATTGCAAATGGTAATGCTGATTTCTCAGTATGTGCATGGTTACCAAACACCCAGGCGAACTACTGGGAACAATATGGTGGCCAGATTGAAAATGTCAATGTAAATACACCAAATGTCAAAACGGGATTGGTTGTACCTCAATATGTTGATGTTGATACGATTCCCGAACTTAAAGGTAATGAATCAAAGTTTGAAGGCACAATAACTGGTATAGACCCTGGTGCAGGTATCATGTCACAAACAGATGAAGCCATTCAGGAATACGGTCTTGACGGATACACGCTGCAAGCAAGCAGTGGTCCTGGAATGACATCCGCACTTACAAGTGCCATAGCTGATGAAGAACCAATCATTGTAACTCTGTGGAATCCACACTGGGCATTTGCACGCTGGGATTTGAAATATCTGGATGATCCAAAAGATGTCTATGGATCAGATGATATTGTGACCATAGCAAGACCAGGTCTTAAAGAAGACAAACCTCAGGCATATGAAATACTCACCAGATTCAAATGGACTGTTACCGATAATGAAAAGGTCATGTCATATATAGACCAAGGTATGAGTGCCGAAGAAGCTGCTGAGAAGTGGGTTAGCGACAACCCAGAAAAAGTTAACGAATGGCTTGGAACTGAATAA
- a CDS encoding ABC transporter permease yields MIVPQLPLGSVVEAAVYWISDTFGFALDAFSGVFKFFIDIFKDVLMAMPPLLFVVLLAVLAYVIGRKDWKLALGTALGFIVILSMDLWEYSMETIALVISSAALALIIGIPLGILAAKSETLYRILRPILDLMQTMPSFVYLIPAVIFFGLGNVPGMIATVVFSMPPAIRLTTLGITQVPTELVEVADAFGSTSWQKLIKVEIPVALKTIMAGVNQCIMLALSMVVIASMIGARGLGYQVLIGIQRVDIGLGFEAGLGIVIIAIVLDRLTQHLTPK; encoded by the coding sequence ATGATAGTACCACAGTTGCCGTTAGGCAGTGTTGTCGAAGCTGCAGTCTACTGGATTAGTGATACTTTTGGCTTTGCCCTTGATGCATTCAGCGGCGTCTTTAAATTTTTTATAGATATTTTCAAAGACGTACTGATGGCAATGCCACCTCTGTTGTTTGTTGTGTTGCTAGCAGTCCTTGCATACGTAATCGGTCGCAAGGACTGGAAGCTTGCTTTGGGTACTGCCCTTGGATTCATAGTAATACTGAGTATGGATCTCTGGGAATACTCCATGGAGACCATTGCTCTTGTAATTTCGTCTGCTGCACTGGCTCTAATAATAGGTATTCCGCTGGGCATACTTGCGGCAAAGAGTGAGACTCTTTACAGGATACTTAGACCGATTCTGGACCTTATGCAGACAATGCCTTCCTTTGTTTATCTTATCCCGGCAGTTATCTTCTTTGGACTTGGTAACGTGCCAGGTATGATTGCAACCGTTGTCTTCTCAATGCCCCCTGCAATCAGGCTTACAACCCTTGGAATCACCCAGGTTCCTACAGAACTTGTGGAAGTTGCCGACGCTTTTGGGTCAACCTCATGGCAAAAACTTATCAAGGTGGAAATACCTGTAGCTTTAAAGACCATAATGGCCGGTGTAAACCAATGTATAATGCTTGCCCTTTCAATGGTCGTTATTGCCTCAATGATCGGAGCCCGAGGCCTTGGATACCAGGTTTTGATAGGAATCCAGAGAGTTGATATAGGACTTGGATTCGAAGCAGGGCTTGGAATTGTCATAATCGCTATTGTACTTGACAGGCTTACACAGCACCTTACCCCAAAATAA
- a CDS encoding quaternary amine ABC transporter ATP-binding protein, translating into MSYVEEGLSKDEIFNKTGQTVGLYNVSFDVYEGEIFVLMGLSGSGKSTLLRCLNRLIEPTSGSITISDEDVTKASSERLRLIREKQISMVFQNFALLPHRTIIDNVAYGLEIQDFSKDERHEKAAVAIETVGLKGHEFSKPSQLSGGMQQRVGLARALATDPEILLMDEAFSALDPLIRSEMQDELLELEEKMQKTIVFVSHDLDEALKLGDRIALMKDGEIAQIGTAEEILTNPANDYVSKFVAGVDKTKILTAENIMKRPDPVVSFKSGLQVALKLMEKHGISSIYVVDKAKRLQGFLKADDAVRAQKAGKTMEDVIIKEFPKTTLDTPLQDLISIRAETDQPIAIVNENDKLVGVVVRGSILAALKTTEDEEQVEEAEQ; encoded by the coding sequence TTGTCCTATGTTGAAGAAGGTCTTTCAAAAGATGAAATCTTCAACAAGACTGGCCAGACAGTAGGCCTGTATAATGTTAGTTTTGACGTGTATGAAGGAGAAATTTTTGTACTCATGGGCCTTTCCGGTTCCGGTAAATCAACCCTTTTGCGTTGTCTGAACCGGCTTATTGAACCCACATCCGGATCAATAACTATTAGCGATGAGGATGTTACAAAGGCATCCAGTGAAAGACTCAGGCTGATCAGGGAAAAGCAGATCAGTATGGTCTTCCAGAATTTCGCTCTTTTGCCACACAGAACTATCATTGATAATGTTGCCTACGGTCTTGAAATACAGGATTTCTCAAAGGATGAGAGACATGAAAAGGCAGCAGTTGCAATCGAAACTGTTGGACTGAAAGGTCATGAGTTCAGCAAACCATCCCAGTTGAGCGGAGGTATGCAGCAGAGGGTAGGACTTGCGAGAGCCCTTGCAACAGACCCGGAGATACTCTTAATGGATGAAGCTTTCAGCGCCCTTGACCCACTTATCCGCAGTGAGATGCAGGATGAGTTGCTGGAACTTGAGGAAAAGATGCAGAAAACCATTGTTTTTGTATCACATGATCTGGATGAAGCCCTCAAACTCGGTGACCGTATTGCCCTGATGAAAGATGGAGAAATTGCCCAGATCGGGACCGCTGAAGAAATTCTTACAAACCCTGCGAATGATTATGTCTCAAAGTTCGTTGCAGGTGTGGATAAGACAAAGATTCTTACCGCTGAGAATATAATGAAGAGACCCGACCCGGTTGTATCATTCAAATCCGGTCTACAAGTCGCCCTCAAACTCATGGAAAAGCATGGCATATCCTCCATATACGTGGTAGATAAAGCCAAGCGTCTTCAGGGATTCCTGAAAGCTGATGATGCAGTGCGAGCACAGAAAGCCGGAAAAACCATGGAAGATGTCATCATAAAGGAGTTCCCGAAAACTACACTCGATACTCCGCTTCAAGACCTTATATCAATCCGGGCGGAAACAGATCAGCCAATTGCGATTGTTAATGAAAATGATAAACTTGTAGGCGTGGTTGTCAGAGGCAGTATTCTTGCTGCACTTAAGACCACTGAAGATGAAGAACAAGTTGAGGAGGCAGAACAATGA
- a CDS encoding DNA double-strand break repair nuclease NurA, which yields MSLEPIHIKAIQEIASGIEMDVDKKDEDSDATNLLDFLKELKYGSRIVLKSIGRLYRGKVDMARMSQSKDPVERTLSSDSGSTNTFLFDSGLALDFCHCAMASSPTDLGIHSKRTIVAATYSSSANVTINTSHDWKLFDRGNGRSRLVKIEAGLLETREKRLVHNIALYLSESEHILWMKDIFSKGDFFIMDGPIYPKQLMYWMVVPSEEVRIRYDPSALNILQNYIDIMDHSMDNNLPLVGFVKNPEDMQIVQTLKKQETELDIPWLVDAQFFKNVLHPSAEDSHNCITYTNWFMQPNQFYENMLQTTSPLMDSSLSHKYDAEDYALTFFVIYVPAMNVLFKVESPYGLTKDDDMRHLITRKVLYDISVGGIPPTLSKVDSIAKIRKKERKQILGQFNKLRVDTKYNDIRWSDTDG from the coding sequence ATGTCGCTTGAACCTATCCATATAAAGGCCATACAAGAAATCGCATCCGGTATTGAAATGGACGTAGATAAGAAAGATGAAGACAGCGATGCTACTAATCTTCTTGATTTTTTGAAAGAACTAAAATACGGCTCCAGAATTGTTTTGAAATCCATCGGGAGGCTATACAGGGGAAAGGTAGACATGGCCCGCATGTCACAATCAAAAGACCCTGTTGAAAGAACTCTTTCTTCTGATAGTGGAAGTACCAACACTTTTCTCTTTGATTCGGGGCTCGCACTGGATTTCTGTCATTGTGCAATGGCTTCCTCACCGACGGACCTTGGCATCCATTCAAAAAGAACAATTGTTGCTGCTACTTATTCCTCTTCTGCAAATGTTACTATTAACACCTCACATGACTGGAAATTATTTGATAGGGGCAATGGAAGAAGTCGCCTGGTAAAAATTGAGGCAGGTCTGCTGGAGACCAGGGAAAAACGCCTCGTTCACAATATTGCTCTTTACCTTTCCGAATCCGAACACATTCTCTGGATGAAAGATATTTTCTCAAAGGGAGATTTTTTCATAATGGATGGGCCCATATACCCTAAACAGTTAATGTACTGGATGGTTGTGCCTTCAGAGGAAGTCAGAATAAGATATGACCCTTCGGCATTGAATATCTTGCAAAACTATATTGACATCATGGATCATTCAATGGATAATAACCTTCCACTGGTAGGATTTGTGAAAAATCCTGAAGATATGCAGATTGTACAAACGCTTAAAAAACAGGAAACGGAACTGGATATACCCTGGCTGGTGGATGCCCAGTTTTTCAAAAATGTCCTCCATCCTTCTGCTGAAGATTCACATAATTGTATTACTTATACAAACTGGTTCATGCAACCCAACCAGTTCTATGAGAATATGCTCCAGACCACAAGTCCTTTGATGGATAGTTCTCTTTCCCACAAGTATGATGCAGAGGATTATGCATTGACATTTTTTGTAATCTATGTTCCTGCTATGAATGTTCTTTTTAAAGTAGAATCTCCTTATGGTTTGACAAAAGATGATGACATGAGGCACCTGATCACACGCAAGGTACTATATGATATTTCAGTAGGCGGTATTCCACCGACTCTCTCCAAGGTGGATTCGATAGCAAAGATACGCAAAAAAGAAAGGAAACAGATTCTGGGGCAGTTCAACAAACTCAGGGTTGATACGAAATACAACGATATACGCTGGAGTGATACAGATGGATAA